Proteins from a genomic interval of Polaribacter sejongensis:
- a CDS encoding exo-beta-N-acetylmuramidase NamZ family protein → MKNLIILISLVLVSCSAKPNKEKETEIANLTEVKEDVKIIVAANQTAEYLDLLKGKKVGVVANQTSVIFKGDTHVHLVDSLVSLDVDVTKVFAPEHGFRGKADAGEHVEDGIDATTGLPIISLYGANRKPSHEHLKGLDVMLFDIQDVGVRFYTYISTLHNVMEVCAELNIPLIVLDRPNPNGHYIDGPMLKEEAKSFVGMHPVPTVYGMTIGEYGKMINGEKWLENGIQCDLTVIPLKNYTHNSEYDLPILPSPNLPNAQSINLYPSLCFFEGTNVSAGRGTEMQFQIFGSPFLAKDSFDFSFTPKPNFGAKHPKHEGEVCFGRDLRTYKKLSSLNLEWLIESYAQTADKEKFFNKFFLKLAGTKELQQQIEAGLSSEEIQLSWQNDLTFFKEVRKMYVLY, encoded by the coding sequence ATGAAAAATTTAATAATACTAATATCTCTTGTTTTAGTTTCCTGCAGTGCTAAGCCAAATAAAGAAAAGGAAACAGAAATTGCGAATTTAACTGAGGTAAAAGAAGATGTTAAAATTATTGTTGCTGCTAACCAAACAGCAGAATACTTAGATTTATTAAAAGGTAAAAAAGTGGGTGTTGTTGCCAACCAAACAAGTGTTATTTTTAAAGGTGATACGCATGTACATTTGGTAGATTCTTTAGTTTCTTTAGATGTGGATGTCACAAAAGTTTTTGCTCCAGAACATGGTTTTAGAGGGAAGGCAGATGCAGGCGAACATGTAGAGGATGGTATTGATGCTACTACAGGTTTACCAATTATATCTTTATATGGCGCAAACAGAAAACCATCTCATGAGCATTTAAAGGGTTTAGATGTTATGCTGTTCGATATACAAGATGTTGGTGTGCGTTTCTACACGTATATTTCTACTTTGCATAATGTTATGGAGGTTTGTGCGGAGTTAAATATTCCGCTTATTGTGTTAGATCGTCCTAATCCTAACGGGCATTATATAGATGGACCGATGTTAAAAGAAGAAGCAAAAAGCTTTGTAGGCATGCATCCAGTTCCTACGGTTTACGGAATGACAATTGGCGAGTATGGGAAAATGATTAATGGTGAAAAATGGTTAGAAAACGGAATTCAATGTGATTTAACAGTAATTCCTTTAAAAAATTACACACATAATTCTGAGTACGATTTACCAATTTTACCATCACCAAACTTACCAAATGCACAATCTATTAATTTGTATCCTAGTTTATGTTTTTTTGAAGGAACAAATGTAAGTGCAGGTAGAGGTACAGAAATGCAATTTCAAATTTTTGGTTCGCCTTTTTTAGCAAAAGATTCTTTTGATTTCAGTTTTACACCAAAACCTAATTTTGGGGCAAAACATCCAAAGCACGAAGGTGAAGTTTGTTTTGGTAGAGATTTACGTACTTATAAAAAATTAAGCAGTTTAAATTTAGAATGGCTTATAGAATCTTATGCGCAAACAGCTGATAAAGAAAAGTTTTTTAATAAATTCTTTTTAAAGCTAGCAGGGACAAAAGAATTACAGCAGCAAATTGAAGCAGGTTTATCGTCTGAAGAAATACAATTAAGTTGGCAAAATGACTTGACTTTTTTTAAGGAAGTTCGTAAAATGTATGTGTTATATTAA
- a CDS encoding glycosyl hydrolase family 18 protein, translating into MKQLLHFTVFSLFVFFSCNSLLSQEIIKKGIHELQAEEFGGSAKHQKSSGKIVSEIIPLQSKIVKALSKKVFGFLPYWEQSSGAHNNIQYNLLTHLACFDFRVQLDAAISTPPGWPWTTEINAAHAAGTKVIMTVVNFGGADGADAVAWELFTNTAKKNIFFANVKNLIETYNLDGVNIDFEGISSAHRGAELNTFMAALTAYIHQELPGKEVSFDGPAVNWGGWIMDDLVDSVDYLIIMAYDYTSGSSANAGPVAPLTHHTSWKRFVQRTIETGTYKVPVTDNPEKLVMAIPYYGQHWKTATSTSESATVSHVKSTRYKDTSVDASAYGGWIWNSDFEVPWYTWNDGVNWNQIWADNELSISKKYDLAIENNLGGVGIWALNYDGTRPELWELINTKFGSTANVHSYLNDIISVYPNPTNNSIHISNEKNIKFAKIGVYNILGELVKEVDLQKTAIDISNFSNGVYFLKVVDESGKQATLKILKSSL; encoded by the coding sequence ATGAAACAATTATTACATTTCACAGTATTTTCCTTGTTTGTCTTTTTCTCTTGTAATAGCCTTTTATCACAAGAAATTATTAAGAAAGGAATTCATGAATTACAAGCAGAAGAGTTTGGTGGTTCAGCCAAACATCAAAAAAGTTCAGGTAAAATTGTTTCAGAAATTATTCCATTGCAAAGCAAAATTGTTAAAGCATTGTCTAAAAAAGTTTTTGGTTTTTTACCTTATTGGGAGCAGAGTAGTGGCGCTCACAATAATATTCAGTATAATTTATTAACGCATTTGGCTTGTTTTGATTTTAGAGTACAATTAGATGCTGCTATTTCTACACCTCCAGGTTGGCCTTGGACTACAGAGATTAATGCAGCACATGCAGCAGGTACAAAGGTGATAATGACTGTTGTAAATTTTGGTGGAGCAGACGGTGCAGATGCAGTGGCTTGGGAGTTGTTTACAAATACAGCTAAGAAAAATATTTTTTTCGCCAATGTTAAAAATTTAATTGAAACGTATAATTTAGATGGAGTTAATATCGATTTTGAAGGAATATCAAGTGCGCATAGAGGTGCTGAGTTAAACACGTTTATGGCTGCTTTAACTGCTTATATTCATCAAGAATTACCAGGAAAAGAAGTTTCTTTTGATGGTCCGGCAGTAAATTGGGGAGGTTGGATTATGGATGATTTAGTAGATAGTGTAGATTATTTAATTATAATGGCATACGATTACACTTCTGGATCTTCTGCCAATGCAGGTCCAGTTGCGCCTTTAACACATCATACTTCTTGGAAAAGATTTGTTCAAAGAACTATAGAAACAGGAACTTATAAAGTGCCTGTTACAGACAATCCAGAAAAGTTGGTGATGGCAATTCCGTATTATGGTCAACATTGGAAAACTGCAACAAGTACTTCTGAATCAGCTACAGTTTCTCATGTAAAATCAACCAGATATAAAGATACTTCTGTAGATGCAAGTGCTTATGGAGGTTGGATTTGGAACAGTGATTTTGAGGTTCCTTGGTATACTTGGAATGATGGTGTAAATTGGAATCAAATATGGGCAGATAATGAATTAAGTATTTCAAAAAAATACGATTTGGCAATAGAAAATAATTTAGGAGGTGTTGGTATTTGGGCTTTAAATTATGATGGAACAAGACCAGAGCTTTGGGAGTTAATCAATACTAAGTTTGGCTCAACCGCTAATGTACATTCCTATTTGAATGACATCATATCTGTATACCCTAACCCTACTAATAATAGTATTCATATTTCAAATGAAAAAAATATAAAATTCGCTAAAATTGGAGTTTATAATATTTTAGGCGAATTAGTTAAAGAAGTCGATTTGCAAAAAACAGCTATTGATATCTCTAATTTTTCAAATGGAGTGTACTTCTTAAAAGTTGTTGATGAATCTGGAAAACAAGCAACATTAAAAATTTTAAAATCATCTTTATAA
- a CDS encoding glycoside hydrolase family 3 protein — protein sequence MKKLIPTLLVLLFVVLSCDKKQTVNKSSENTERTKWVDSIYNTMTLKERVGQLFMIAAYSNKDQQHTDDLNKIIKEHGIGGLVFFQGGPVRQAKQTNLYQATSKVPLLIAMDAEWGLNMRLDSTARFPYNMTLGAVQDNDLVMKVGEKIGEHCSRLGVHINFAPVVDINTNSKNPIIGVRSFSEDKYNVTEKALAYTEGMQSQNVLACAKHFPGHGDTDKDSHKTLPTVTLSKERIDSVEMYPYKKLFKNNMAGVMVGHLNVPSLEKNDGLPSSLSHEIVTNILKGRLQFKGLIFTDALEMKGVSTFKEPGDVDLAAFKAGNDVLLMGEDVSKGISKIVEAYDNKEVTEERLAHSVKKILASKFDVDLNNFKPIEIENLISDLNDETNDVLNEAVFIDAITALKNDNILPLKKDANEKIAFVGLGDGDSAAFLNALKSHFEVDGFSDLKLPELLIKLKTYDKVILGYHRLNSRLTKKISDEDKLKIEEIAKSNKVVLDVFASQYSLENLDFENIEAAVISYENTDIAQKVSAEIIIGNKDTKGKLSASLNENFIAGTGIEILE from the coding sequence ATGAAAAAATTAATTCCTACACTCTTAGTCTTATTATTCGTTGTTTTAAGTTGCGATAAAAAACAAACGGTAAACAAATCATCAGAAAATACAGAACGAACAAAATGGGTAGATAGCATTTATAATACAATGACTTTAAAAGAAAGAGTTGGGCAATTATTTATGATTGCAGCTTATTCTAACAAAGACCAACAGCATACAGATGATCTAAATAAAATAATTAAAGAACACGGTATTGGAGGGTTGGTGTTTTTTCAGGGAGGACCAGTAAGGCAGGCAAAGCAAACAAATTTATATCAAGCTACTTCTAAAGTGCCTTTGTTAATTGCAATGGATGCAGAATGGGGTTTAAATATGCGTTTAGATAGCACAGCAAGGTTTCCGTATAACATGACGTTGGGTGCTGTACAAGACAATGATTTGGTAATGAAAGTTGGTGAGAAAATAGGCGAACATTGTAGTCGTTTAGGCGTTCATATAAATTTTGCTCCTGTGGTAGATATCAATACAAATTCTAAAAACCCAATAATTGGTGTGCGTTCTTTTTCTGAAGATAAGTATAATGTAACAGAGAAAGCATTGGCTTATACAGAAGGTATGCAGAGTCAGAATGTATTGGCGTGTGCAAAACATTTTCCAGGACATGGAGATACCGATAAAGATTCTCATAAAACGCTACCAACTGTTACGCTTTCTAAAGAACGAATAGATTCGGTAGAAATGTATCCGTATAAAAAATTATTTAAAAACAATATGGCTGGTGTTATGGTTGGTCACTTAAATGTACCAAGTTTAGAAAAAAACGACGGTTTGCCTTCTTCTTTGTCTCACGAAATTGTAACCAATATTTTAAAGGGAAGACTACAATTTAAAGGGTTAATATTTACAGATGCATTAGAGATGAAAGGCGTGTCTACTTTTAAAGAACCTGGTGATGTAGATTTAGCGGCATTTAAAGCAGGGAATGATGTTTTATTAATGGGAGAAGATGTTTCTAAAGGAATTTCTAAAATTGTAGAAGCGTATGATAATAAGGAGGTAACTGAAGAAAGATTGGCACATTCTGTAAAGAAGATTTTAGCATCTAAGTTTGATGTTGATTTAAATAATTTTAAACCAATTGAAATAGAAAATCTTATCAGCGATTTAAATGATGAAACAAATGATGTTTTAAATGAAGCTGTTTTTATAGATGCTATTACTGCTTTAAAGAATGACAATATACTTCCTCTTAAAAAGGATGCTAATGAAAAAATAGCATTTGTAGGTTTGGGTGATGGAGATTCTGCTGCTTTTTTAAACGCTTTAAAATCACATTTTGAAGTAGATGGTTTTTCTGATTTAAAACTACCTGAATTGCTAATAAAGCTTAAAACGTATGATAAAGTAATTCTTGGTTACCATCGATTGAATAGCCGATTGACTAAAAAAATATCTGATGAAGATAAATTAAAAATAGAAGAAATAGCAAAAAGTAACAAGGTTGTTTTAGATGTATTTGCAAGTCAATACAGTCTAGAAAATTTAGACTTCGAAAATATAGAAGCAGCTGTTATTTCTTATGAAAATACAGATATAGCTCAAAAGGTATCCGCAGAAATTATTATCGGGAATAAGGATACAAAAGGAAAATTATCAGCATCGCTAAATGAAAATTTTATAGCAGGTACTGGAATTGAAATTTTAGAATAA
- a CDS encoding acyltransferase family protein: MALKERLIALDVLRGITIASMILVNTPGSWSYVYWPLLHAKWHGFTPTDAVFPFFLFIVGVSIHYAFKNFRENEYKRALKKIVKRTLIIFVIGLFLNLFPKFNFETVRYFGVLQRIAIAYGIGATLCLFFNKRNLIYITILILVGYWAILYFFMPENPYGPQTNLVGKIDLYLFGPEHIWKGLGFSFDPEGLLSTLPSIATVLIGSLTGDFLSKRSDNSTKIKTLLNFGIGLVVLGYIWGFVFPINKSLWSSTFVCFSAGWAMLFLAFLIWIIDEKKYTTWSKPFIHFGTNPLFIFVFSGLYAKTIIYLIKITNLQGEIVSVKQYLYQDVFFPIAGNMNGSLLFAVAHIVFFWCLVYLLHRNKIFIKI; the protein is encoded by the coding sequence ATGGCATTAAAAGAAAGATTAATAGCATTAGATGTTCTGAGAGGTATTACAATTGCTTCCATGATTTTGGTGAATACACCAGGGAGTTGGTCTTATGTTTATTGGCCATTGTTACATGCAAAATGGCATGGTTTTACACCAACGGATGCTGTTTTTCCTTTCTTTTTATTTATTGTGGGGGTGTCCATACATTATGCTTTTAAAAACTTTAGAGAAAATGAGTATAAAAGGGCACTCAAAAAGATTGTTAAAAGAACTTTAATAATTTTTGTAATCGGATTGTTTTTAAATTTATTCCCAAAATTTAATTTTGAAACGGTTCGGTATTTTGGGGTATTACAAAGAATAGCAATTGCCTATGGTATTGGTGCTACTCTTTGTTTGTTCTTCAATAAAAGAAATCTAATCTATATAACCATATTAATTTTAGTTGGCTATTGGGCTATTTTATATTTCTTCATGCCTGAAAATCCTTATGGTCCACAAACCAATTTAGTAGGTAAAATAGATTTGTATTTATTTGGACCAGAGCATATCTGGAAAGGACTTGGTTTCTCATTTGATCCGGAAGGATTACTATCTACGTTACCATCAATTGCAACAGTACTTATTGGAAGTCTAACTGGTGATTTTTTAAGCAAACGATCTGATAATAGTACTAAAATAAAAACTCTTTTAAACTTCGGAATTGGGCTTGTTGTGCTCGGTTACATTTGGGGTTTTGTATTTCCTATTAATAAATCGCTTTGGTCAAGTACTTTCGTTTGCTTTTCCGCAGGATGGGCAATGCTATTTTTGGCATTTTTAATATGGATTATCGACGAAAAAAAATATACAACGTGGTCTAAACCATTTATCCATTTTGGTACAAATCCTTTATTCATTTTTGTGTTTTCTGGTTTGTATGCAAAAACGATTATTTATTTAATAAAAATCACCAATTTACAAGGTGAAATAGTATCAGTAAAACAATATTTGTATCAAGATGTTTTTTTTCCAATTGCCGGAAATATGAATGGATCACTTCTTTTTGCAGTTGCTCATATTGTCTTTTTCTGGTGTTTAGTGTACCTATTACACAGAAATAAAATATTTATAAAAATTTAA
- the murQ gene encoding N-acetylmuramic acid 6-phosphate etherase, with protein sequence MTNKLTTEQASDYNNLEQMSTTELLTNMNTEDKLVPLAIEKAIPSIHKLVDVIHEKMSNGGRLFYIGAGTSGRLGVLDASECPPTYGVSDNWVIGIIAGGDIALRKAVENAEDDTELAWETLKEHDISDKDVLIGIAASGTTPYVIGGMQKAKEQNIVTGCITCNEGSPVALEADFPIELVVGPEFVTGSTRMKAGTAQKLALNMISTTVMIKLGRVKGNKMVDMQLSNKKLVSRGVKMVMDELNIDTELASELLKQHKSVRKSIEAYKEAVK encoded by the coding sequence ATGACGAATAAATTAACTACAGAACAAGCATCAGATTACAATAACTTAGAGCAGATGAGTACCACAGAGTTACTCACAAATATGAATACGGAGGATAAATTGGTTCCTTTAGCAATTGAAAAGGCAATTCCATCCATACATAAACTTGTAGATGTAATTCATGAAAAAATGAGTAATGGAGGACGTCTGTTTTATATTGGAGCAGGAACAAGCGGAAGGTTGGGAGTGTTAGATGCTTCTGAATGTCCGCCAACCTATGGCGTTTCTGATAATTGGGTAATCGGAATTATTGCTGGTGGAGATATTGCACTTAGAAAAGCAGTAGAAAATGCCGAAGACGATACAGAATTAGCTTGGGAAACTTTAAAAGAACATGACATTTCAGATAAAGATGTTTTAATAGGAATTGCAGCTTCTGGTACTACACCTTACGTAATAGGAGGTATGCAAAAAGCAAAAGAGCAGAACATAGTTACGGGTTGTATTACGTGTAATGAAGGTTCTCCTGTTGCATTAGAAGCAGATTTCCCTATAGAATTAGTAGTAGGACCAGAATTTGTAACAGGAAGTACAAGAATGAAAGCAGGAACTGCTCAGAAATTGGCTTTAAACATGATTTCTACTACGGTTATGATAAAACTAGGTAGAGTAAAAGGAAACAAAATGGTAGACATGCAGCTTTCTAATAAAAAGCTAGTTTCTAGAGGTGTAAAAATGGTGATGGATGAACTAAATATTGATACAGAATTAGCAAGTGAGTTGTTGAAACAACATAAAAGTGTTCGGAAATCTATAGAAGCTTATAAAGAAGCGGTAAAATAA